The Gossypium hirsutum isolate 1008001.06 chromosome D02, Gossypium_hirsutum_v2.1, whole genome shotgun sequence region TCATGAAAATTCTTACGGCTTTTGTTTCTTCAGGTACAAAGAAGAGCATTGAGGTTGGGATCGAAGAAACATTTCACTTGTTTTTGTACAAAAATGACAATGAAACCATCAAGTAACATTTGGATTCGACGTCAGCAGTGTCCATGCGGAGATTGGAAGTGTTTTGTTAAGTATGAAGGAAATGATCAGACATCGGTAAGCTCTCAGCTAATAAAAAACGAGACAACTTCAACATCGTCATCATCAGAAGCTGTCTTTATGCCATATGTTGGTCAAATATTCAAAACTGATGAAGATGCTTTTGAGTACTATAGCAATTTTGCACGGAAGAATGGATTTTCGATACGGAAAGCACGGTCCACAGAAAGCCAGAATTTAGGGATCTACCGACGGGATTTTGTCTGTTATCGGTCGGGGTTTAATCAACCAAGAAAAAAGGCCAATGTGGAGCATCCGAGAGATCGGAAATCAGTGCGATGCGGATGTGATGCGAAATTGTATTTGACAAAAGAAATCGTCAACGGTGTGACTCAATGgtacatttcacaatttagtaaTGTCCATAACCATGAATTGTTGGAAGATGACCAAGTACGTCTGCTTCCGGCATATCGGAAAATTCAGGAAGCTGATCAGGAAAGAATTCTTTTACTCTCCAAAGCCGGGTTTCCTGTCAATCGCATTGTGAAGGTGTTGGAATTAGAAAAGGGAGTTCAGCCCGGACAATTGCCCTTTATCGAGAAGGATGTTCGGAATTTTGTACGGACATGTAAAAAGTCTGTTCAAGAAAATGATGCTCTACTTActgagaaaagagaaaatgataCATTGGAACTTCTCGAGGCCTGCAAGGCTATGGCGGAGAGGGATGCCGATTTTGTTTACGATTATACAACAGATGAAAACAGTAAGGTTGAAAATATTTCATGGTCATATGCAGATTCAGTCCGTGCATATACTGTGTTTGGTGATGTGGTTACCTTTGACACCACGTATCGATCTATTACCTATGGATTGCTTCTTGGagtatggtttggtatagataATCACGGAAAGCCAGTTTTTTTGGGATGTGCTTTACTGCAAGATGAAAGTTTGAATTCTTTTGCTTGGGCTTTACAGGTTCGTGGACATAATTATTTGTTCCCAATCTGTAATTGTCTTATTGTCTATTTATGGCTTTCTTCTTTTGAACAGACTTTTCTTCGTTTCATGAGAGGTAGATGTCCGCAAACAGTTCTAACAGATATTGATTCAAGCCTAAGAGATGCAATTGCAAGGGAATTGCCTGATACAAAACATGTTATATGTTCATGGCATGTTCATTCAAAATTATCAAGTTGGTTCACGCCGTCGCTTGGATCACAGTATGAAGAGTTCAAAGCCGAATTCGATATGTTGTGTCACTTAGAGGGTATAGAGGAGTTTGAACATCAATGGAATCATTTGGTTGCCCGTTTTGAACTTGCCTCTGATAAGCACATagctttattattttcatatcgAACATCCTGGCCACTTTCTTACATCCGAAGTTACTTTCTTGCTCGTTCAATGACGGCTGAGTTTTATCAGtctttggatgaattttttaaaCGAATCTTGAGTGGACAGACATGTTTACAATTATTCTTTGAGCAGGTTTGTTGGTTAGGAATGTAAGAGAAACTTTTCCCTGTTTATTAAATACCGTATATCTCGAACCACGTTTTAAACATTTGCTTTCCGCAGGTTGGGTTTGCTGCAGATTTAAGAAACCGAAGTAAAGAAGCATTGCAATACATGCATACCAAGACGTGCTTACCAATTGAAGAAAACGCAAGAAGTATTCTTACACCTTATGCATTCAATGCATTACAACACGAGATTGTGCTGTCGATGCAATATGCAACAACAGAATTGGCAAATGGATCATATCTTGtacgacactataagaaaatggaaggTGAATATCTTGTGATTTGGATATCACAAGATGAGCAGATTCATTGCTCATGTAAGGAGTTTGAACATTCCGGGATATTGTGCCGGCATTGTCTTCGAGTACTTACAGTGAAAAACTATTTCGAAATCCCGGAGAAATATATTCTGTTCCGGTGGAGATTGGAGAGTTCATTGGTTGCTCTGGAAGATCGAAATGGCCAATGTAACAGTGATGAGTATGCTCAAGTCTTTCATTCTCTAGCTGCAACTCTTTTGACTGAATCACTGTTTACAAAGGAACGATTCAATCATGTTCATCGGGAACTTTCAAGACTCCTCGAGCATGTCCAGAACATGCCAGTATCTAACGAGTTTGCTTCGAATATGGCAGCTAACAACATCAGTGAGTCATAGGTTTGGTGGTACGAAATCACAGCTAATAGATTGACTTGGAGCTTGCTTGCTTGTCGGAACATTTCGGAGCTATACATGTGATTTATAATACATTCAGCTGTAAAGGTTGGTATTCGAAAGATATCGGGGTTTGTGGAGGATGAGATACACAAGTGGTGAATGCTTTTGATAGATACTAGACATCAAAACACTGTGAAAACAACATGGAGATGGGAATATACTgactttttcattctcttttcacAGATTATTTTTCAGGTTTCAAGGTTGGTATCATATATTAAGTTTAAtagttttcccttttttcttttaccTGGTAAGACATCATCGAAAACTTTATCAACATCACATGTAAATATGCCAActttatataattcaattttggGGGGCATAGAGAGGAATTTGGATATGGGATATGTCTTGTATTGGAATGTTTTCGGAGGATGAtgtgtataattatttatgaaaagtataacAATGTAGTTTATCGTTCGGTAAGGGATTTCTTGCCCCTATTATAATTCATTGTCGGCCTTCATCTATGTATTTTCCTTTTCCTAATGAAAATGACAGCATGCATTTTATTCCTTAACTTGAAAATTTctataaattaatctttatatattacatcaaagaacaaattaatttttctataaaagtTTTTATTCATTTCTAATGTTAAAAACTAGTGTGGTTGACAGTGACATGTCACGCATACCTCATTCTATTGTACAAAGATTAAAttactcatttttattttttattttgaatagaaGAGTCCATAACTGGTACTTTTACCAAAATATACCCTTTTTATATatgcaaaaaataatattagagaAATAATTATTTGCGTTTGGCACACATCGGACAACTTTCTGGACATGAGTATGTAAATGTACTTCAAAGATTCTTCACATACATGAAAatcttcaaaataaaatatatatatatatttatgtcatAAAAACCCAAGACTGAGTCTAACAAGAGTAACATAGTCAGCTACAACACTAAACAAcaaacaaaaatgttaaaagacaGCAGGAATTGAAGCAGAAGCAGAAGCATCAATGGCCTTTGAGTTTACCCTCTTCAGCCATCTTTCTACGTATCTCATGAGCTGCATTGAAAATGCCAAGCGTGGGTTGGTTGCATACGAAGCACTTCTTATTCTTCGCATGATGCTGAAACAGACAACCAAAATGCAATTGCTTCCTTTACTTTCGAAAGAAATCAATACAATGCACACAAAATCAAATCCAAAATCGAACCTTTCAATTTGATCAAAAGTTAACATTTAGAAAATACTCTAATTGTTAAATagatataactaataatataaatgtgttgtaccaaaataataataaatgtataATTGAGTAAAGGTTCGAATCTCATAAACTACAAATAACAatgttttgaatttataaattgaactatattaaaatttatctatcttttactaattaattaatacttattaattatatgtattagttacatatgttttaatataaattttgcatgcatattaatatttatatgcttgTGCCTTGGTTTACTCGGGTGAGTGCTTTTTTTGCCCTGCGCCTAGCGCCCTTGACAACTTTGATCTCCCTAGGGTTAATATACTATATCAGATTGGAGAGCCTATCATTCCCTTCTCAACTGGTATGTCCGGAAGGTGGTCTTTTGATAACTGAGTAAAATGTAAACCATATTGAATCATATGACAAGAAATACTAGATATAGacatggcacaaataagatatttaaggaaaaagaaaattaatctaCACGAAAGGGCATAAGACGGTACCTTTAAAGCACAGTGCTCGCAGAAGTAGTGCTTGCATTTAGTAACAACAGGATCAACAAATGGCTGCCGGCAAATAAAACAGGCAAAGGGCAatgtatcatcatcatcatcatcactctGAACTACCCCTGCCTCATCATCGTCATCCCCCTCACCCAAAGCAAGATTTCTTTTCCTTGCTTTCTCTGCTTCTTCCCACTCTTTCTCTAACTGCCACCCAGACTTGTAATCTCCACGGTCATGCATAAACTTACATGAATCTCCATAACCACAGTAACCGGTTTCTTTGTAGTCTTTACAGATGTCGGGTTGATAATCAAATCTTGCTGAAACCCTGATGTGGGCAGAAGCTCTAAGAGGTCCATGAGAGCCACCTGCTTTCTCACTGGCAACGGTTTGTTCTCTTCGAAATCCAGCTTTATGATCCACATAGCCATGCATTCCAGTGTACAATTTTTCTCCCCCAGAGCTTGTGCTTTTCCCCTTCAAAGCCTCCTCTGCTCGCTTAAGAACTTTCTCACGTATAGCTCGAGCATCTTTCGTAAACTCAGTCTCAGTTTCTAAGATTGCTGTAGCTCCGCTATCATTTTGGACTTGAATTTCCTTGGAAGACTCAAATTGAAAAACCGGCTTGTGAGATTCAGTACTTGATTCAGTGGCAGTAGCACTCTTGGAGGATCCAGTTGAAAAGTACAACTTATTGTCAGGCTTCGAAGCCTTTTTTTGATTGTGCAACAAAGATGTGCCATTTCTGGAGTCTTCATCTTCATCCTCATTTATTGTCCTTTTCCTTATGTTTTTGCCCTTCGTTGGCTTCCTAAAGAAGTTGCAGACTGAAAAACCAAAGAATTAATTAATGGATCTATGATAAGATTTATGGCTACACAAACCATTGAGGGTGGTTCTAGATCTAGTCCAAAATGAACTGTCACAGGGGATCTTTTGAAGCCATTTAGTTCAGAAAATGGTAAGGTAGCCCATAGATGGGGAGCAACTCCATCGATGGGTGTTTTAACTATAAGTAAATATCCATATATAgcttcaagaaaaaaaataaaagaaaggacaAAATTTACCTTGTTCAGATTGTTGAGGTTCTGTTTCAGATTGCCGAAGTTCCTTTCCAGGATCCTGGGGCTCGCTTGAATCTGCCATCTTAATAGACAGAAAAGAACAAAGGCTTATAGATTCCTTGCCTCAACCAAGATTAACTTTAATTTGAGTGGTTTTAAACTAAAATCAGTCAAAATCCttactattattaattaaaactagcGAGACATACATGATCGACAAACTAACTGGTGTCCTAACTAAATATCTACATATATTATATGGAAAGGCTAAATGCTCAATTCAGGACCCAATTGTATACAAATAGGAATTGGATATAAATCGAGGAGTGAGAGGGATCTAAAAAATGGAGTAAAAGAGGAACCCTAAACCCCAACTTGTTTTGCAGAGCtttcgattttttttcttatttgttttgAAAATCATGATACTTGTCCAATTTATACCTACACAGCAGCCTTATACAACATTCGTTTCACATGTATTAATTTCACCCAAAAGTTTTTCATTAGTCCCAACACCAAAAGCTTAAAGCTTTTTATGCGttattattgaaaattaatttcagcAGTTCTTCAAAATGTAGGGTTCTAAATTAGAGCATTTAGCCTCATGAAAAGGATattaaaattcatacatacatCAAAGATTTTCAAAACATAATACTTCTCGACATTTTATGACCCTAATCATAAATATAACCACAATTACATTAATAATGATTGCAAGTGTCGATTTTATCAAGAATACAAAACTTACAACGATGGTACTAACAATGGAAATTGTGaactttattataaaaataaaataaaatgaaattcgaAAAAAACTTTCAGCATAAACATAAAACCTATAaaagctaaataaatctaaatagaaATCAAACATTACCCGATAATTAGTAAACctaaaacttgaaatcaagaatCGAAGAAGCTCAATTTCTACTCACCTAATTTAATGGAAAGGAAAACCAATTGATAGGACGGCAGCGATAGCGGCTTCAGTTGAAAAAAGGGCGTAGCGAAACGGCGAGAGAAAGAGGAAAAGAATGTCGGCGGCGACAGAGGACAGTGGCGGCGCTCCCGGCGGCGAGTGGTGGAAGAAAGAAATAATTTCGAGTGGACTGGGGCTGGAAATGTCTAAAATTTTAGGGccaatataaatatgaaaaatccCAAATAGAATATGTTTTGGTCGGATATTAAAGGGTTAATATGCTATTTGGTACCTGAGTTTCactttaatgttcaatttggtacctgagtttggcttcaatattattttggtacttgatttttttcaatttgatgcttgagtttttttatttcaattaagtacttGAGTTTGACTTTAAttttcaatttggtacctgaGCTTCCTTTTGTCTCtattatgtttttatgttttttgactAGAGCACATGTGCCAAATATTTATTGAGCCATATGATGTCATTTGGTGtgggtaccaaattgaacattaaagcTAAACTTAGacgccaaattaaaataaaaaatttagataccaTATTGAACACTGAATCCAAACTTAGGTACCAAATGGTATATTAACTCGAATTTTAGaccaatagtttttttttttttacttcaagaattcaaatcattaaattatttttagggttagtatttggtatattgaaagtgtatatattttaTCCCATAAACAGCCTTAAAATTTGgcatgtgtttatatatatttatctttgaatattttactatactcataTAGGACACTTGTAATCACACTCACTAAACTCCCCTAAGAGTGTGCCAAatattttcacttatttttaACCTATTCATTATTAGGATTAAATCCAAGCATTATTATTGAATCCCAAAtagaatcaatttaaaataatattatttttaaatatttgaattggttaaatttaaatttaaaaagtcaatttttttataaaaataaaaaatactaaatttattatatgtaaaattaCAATGAAGTTGGATATTTGAATTTATTAtctatatatactattatttaagtatttaattgagttgGTATCACGAGTTAGCAAGACTGCAACTTAATTagggaaattataaaaatatcctttcatatttcaaataagtattatttataGATACTTTAAcgtttattaaaatatataaaaaatatgcacAAAGAGGGAATTGTCACACTTAGGATGCCCAAACCCTAGCTGTCGATTTTTTGGAAGACTTTTTGAAGAGCTTAGTGCAaggtagaggtgatcatgggccgggccgggcgaCGGTCCGCCCAAAATATGGGAGgcttcgggtaaaaatatagactcaaaatatgggtttgggcaaaaaaacgaggcccgtttagaaaacgggccgggcctcgggcaccactttttttgcCTGGGCCTAGCCCGGCCGgcccgaatatataataaatatttatttttttatttttttatttttaaaatatttttaaaatattttttatttttaaaataaatttttggtgtttattaaaaaatgagctgggccgggccgggctcaagCTTAGGAATGTTTTCCCGGGCGaggcctggacaaaattttaggccaatatttcgggccgggcctagGACACGGGTCGAAATTTTTTACTGAGtccggcccgacccatgatcacctctagtgcAAGGGAGGCCGAGCAAGTGGGAATAAATTCTTCCAACTATAGAGTTTTCCTATAAAAATTATGCGAATCAACCTAGGTTAAGTAAGGAGGGAAGTAACCATTTGAAGTGGTGTATGGTAAGAGGATTAACAATAAGGGGAAATATAGTGATCAAATCTTTGGTTTAAATGAAAGAAGAGATCTTTCTAGTGATTCAATTCCTAAAGGTTTCAAACCTAACCTTCCGATATCAGAGCGAGACAAAGAAGCCTAAACCCATCCAATGAAGGAAGTGACGTTTGCTACGATCAATATCCAAACAACatgtaacagtccgtttttagtgaaatcagaacagtgatttcgagaccacaaatccaaatcaaaaaatttattttttttattattttatggtctacagtatgacagaaataccatataaaaatttagataagaaattttactatttacatgcttaatttgataaaaaggattaaattgcgtaaagtgcaaaagttgtgttttaatagctaaaggtatgaaatagctatagaattttaaagtggaggtccttatacaGTAACTAGCCATTAAGGTTGTTAGTGGATAAGTAtggtttgttattattgaaattttgattagtttttaaggttaaattagtaagtaggtaataaatgataaattaaataaaacaaactatTATCATCCATTATTAtcatcttccaccaaaaatttaaaagaaaacctagccatggaagcttgaaatttcagcaagcttattttgctcaattaaGTATGAATTTTTGTctcatttttgataatttctatgttttcgggattgttgtagcttaatctagctagtctagggattaatgtaacagcccgaatttttgactagttggaatagtggttttgggaccacaaattcgacgaaattttttttattttcattatatttttatggtctacgatttcacaaaatgatttcatgaaaatttcgttcaaaaatttttacgtttgggcactcaatttagtcaaaaggactaaattgtaaaaagtacaaaagttgagttctacatgttagaagtgtccaattgttatgaaattttaaattggaggtccttaaatggtaattagaccattggttaacttgttggatAAAAATGGATAAGAGatgagtgaaataggaaatttttaagttgggggcattttggtcatttagtaattaaaagaattaaaaaggccaaaattgccaaaaatttgtccatcttctccatggtgaacgaaattAGTAAGGGGGAAgtcatatttagggttttcaagcttccaagctccatagtaagtgatttcaagccccgttttaaatgttctttacgtttttaaagtctcggtaacttgatttagcttattctagcaataatttaacctagggttcatatttggaaaaatacccataggtgaaatgtgtttattttgatgttttatggtagaatataaagcttgaaattatgttaaataacttttgctagccgattttaagtgaaaacgagtaaattgacataatcggtaaaaatacctaatgttcataagtaagtgttagagtgagaatttgatgtttccatagaagggaaaaatgttcagcatgtcataaaacataagaaaaaggaataaaatttaatttccgagcctaggggtaaaatcataattttgtgaaactctaggggcaaaaatgtaattttttccaaaatatgatttttggactgaattgaataatgtgagtgttaaataagttaaatgtgttattataagtcaagtaagacaaggaattgactttgattagtgaaaaaggaaaaaatgagaaaaagtgagaaatttctcgattgaacattcggaataaaaagggatacgaatgaagtgacagaaatgatcacatgtgtggcatggactgtgtgtaggccactatgtgaaagtgaaagtgatggtcacgtgtgtagtactatgtgtagggtattacgtgtaccagaatgataggtcgtatgtgtagtactatgtgctggctactatgcgtaccggatagcttcgatcacgtgtgtagtactatgtgcaggctaccacgtgtatcggatagtgatggtcacatgtgtagtactatgtgcaggctactatgtgaaccaatatcattaattataaggtggttgctatgtgctgatcccaccggatatcattgattacaaagggtggttgcTGTATGCAAaatccaccgtgtatctgttattattccgaagtgttcat contains the following coding sequences:
- the LOC107910592 gene encoding zinc finger CCCH domain-containing protein 1 isoform X1; translated protein: MADSSEPQDPGKELRQSETEPQQSEQVCNFFRKPTKGKNIRKRTINEDEDEDSRNGTSLLHNQKKASKPDNKLYFSTGSSKSATATESSTESHKPVFQFESSKEIQVQNDSGATAILETETEFTKDARAIREKVLKRAEEALKGKSTSSGGEKLYTGMHGYVDHKAGFRREQTVASEKAGGSHGPLRASAHIRVSARFDYQPDICKDYKETGYCGYGDSCKFMHDRGDYKSGWQLEKEWEEAEKARKRNLALGEGDDDDEAGVVQSDDDDDDTLPFACFICRQPFVDPVVTKCKHYFCEHCALKHHAKNKKCFVCNQPTLGIFNAAHEIRRKMAEEGKLKGH
- the LOC107910592 gene encoding zinc finger CCCH domain-containing protein 1 isoform X2, with protein sequence MADSSEPQDPGKELRQSETEPQQSEQVCNFFRKPTKGKNIRKRTINEDEDEDSRNGTSLLHNQKKASKPDNKLYFSTGSSKSATATESSTESHKPVFQFESSKEIQVQNDSGATAILETETEFTKDARAIREKVLKRAEEALKGKSTSSGGEKLYTGMHGYVDHKAGFRREQTVASEKAGGSHGPLRASAHIRVSARFDYQPDICKDYKETGYCGYGDSCKFMHDRGDYKSGWQLEKEWEEAEKARKRNLALGEGDDDDEAGVVQSDDDDDDTLPFACFICRQPFVDPVVTKCKHYFCEHCALKLSKDHLPDIPVEKGMIGSPI
- the LOC107910591 gene encoding putative protein FAR1-RELATED SEQUENCE 10 isoform X2 — translated: MTTIFSSMKGLNFNIVQRRALRLGSKKHFTCFCTKMTMKPSSNIWIRRQQCPCGDWKCFVKYEGNDQTSVSSQLIKNETTSTSSSSEAVFMPYVGQIFKTDEDAFEYYSNFARKNGFSIRKARSTESQNLGIYRRDFVCYRSGFNQPRKKANVEHPRDRKSVRCGCDAKLYLTKEIVNGVTQWYISQFSNVHNHELLEDDQVRLLPAYRKIQEADQERILLLSKAGFPVNRIVKVLELEKGVQPGQLPFIEKDVRNFVRTCKKSVQENDALLTEKRENDTLELLEACKAMAERDADFVYDYTTDENSKVENISWSYADSVRAYTVFGDVVTFDTTYRSITYGLLLGVWFGIDNHGKPVFLGCALLQDESLNSFAWALQTFLRFMRGRCPQTVLTDIDSSLRDAIARELPDTKHVICSWHVHSKLSSWFTPSLGSQYEEFKAEFDMLCHLEGIEEFEHQWNHLVARFELASDKHIALLFSYRTSWPLSYIRSYFLARSMTAEFYQSLDEFFKRILSGQTCLQLFFEQVGFAADLRNRSKEALQYMHTKTCLPIEENARSILTPYAFNALQHEIVLSMQYATTELANGSYLVRHYKKMEGEYLVIWISQDEQIHCSCKEFEHSGILCRHCLRVLTVKNYFEIPEKYILFRWRLESSLVALEDRNGQCNSDEYAQVFHSLAATLLTESLFTKERFNHVHRELSRLLEHVQNMPVSNEFASNMAANNISES
- the LOC107910591 gene encoding putative protein FAR1-RELATED SEQUENCE 10 isoform X1; the encoded protein is MTTIFSSMKGLNFNIVQRRALRLGSKKHFTCFCTKMTMKPSSNIWIRRQQCPCGDWKCFVKYEGNDQTSVSSQLIKNETTSTSSSSEAVFMPYVGQIFKTDEDAFEYYSNFARKNGFSIRKARSTESQNLGIYRRDFVCYRSGFNQPRKKANVEHPRDRKSVRCGCDAKLYLTKEIVNGVTQWYISQFSNVHNHELLEDDQVRLLPAYRKIQEADQERILLLSKAGFPVNRIVKVLELEKGVQPGQLPFIEKDVRNFVRTCKKSVQENDALLTEKRENDTLELLEACKAMAERDADFVYDYTTDENSKVENISWSYADSVRAYTVFGDVVTFDTTYRSITYGLLLGVWFGIDNHGKPVFLGCALLQDESLNSFAWALQVRGHNYLFPICNCLIVYLWLSSFEQTFLRFMRGRCPQTVLTDIDSSLRDAIARELPDTKHVICSWHVHSKLSSWFTPSLGSQYEEFKAEFDMLCHLEGIEEFEHQWNHLVARFELASDKHIALLFSYRTSWPLSYIRSYFLARSMTAEFYQSLDEFFKRILSGQTCLQLFFEQVGFAADLRNRSKEALQYMHTKTCLPIEENARSILTPYAFNALQHEIVLSMQYATTELANGSYLVRHYKKMEGEYLVIWISQDEQIHCSCKEFEHSGILCRHCLRVLTVKNYFEIPEKYILFRWRLESSLVALEDRNGQCNSDEYAQVFHSLAATLLTESLFTKERFNHVHRELSRLLEHVQNMPVSNEFASNMAANNISES
- the LOC107910591 gene encoding putative protein FAR1-RELATED SEQUENCE 10 isoform X3, whose translation is MTMKPSSNIWIRRQQCPCGDWKCFVKYEGNDQTSVSSQLIKNETTSTSSSSEAVFMPYVGQIFKTDEDAFEYYSNFARKNGFSIRKARSTESQNLGIYRRDFVCYRSGFNQPRKKANVEHPRDRKSVRCGCDAKLYLTKEIVNGVTQWYISQFSNVHNHELLEDDQVRLLPAYRKIQEADQERILLLSKAGFPVNRIVKVLELEKGVQPGQLPFIEKDVRNFVRTCKKSVQENDALLTEKRENDTLELLEACKAMAERDADFVYDYTTDENSKVENISWSYADSVRAYTVFGDVVTFDTTYRSITYGLLLGVWFGIDNHGKPVFLGCALLQDESLNSFAWALQVRGHNYLFPICNCLIVYLWLSSFEQTFLRFMRGRCPQTVLTDIDSSLRDAIARELPDTKHVICSWHVHSKLSSWFTPSLGSQYEEFKAEFDMLCHLEGIEEFEHQWNHLVARFELASDKHIALLFSYRTSWPLSYIRSYFLARSMTAEFYQSLDEFFKRILSGQTCLQLFFEQVGFAADLRNRSKEALQYMHTKTCLPIEENARSILTPYAFNALQHEIVLSMQYATTELANGSYLVRHYKKMEGEYLVIWISQDEQIHCSCKEFEHSGILCRHCLRVLTVKNYFEIPEKYILFRWRLESSLVALEDRNGQCNSDEYAQVFHSLAATLLTESLFTKERFNHVHRELSRLLEHVQNMPVSNEFASNMAANNISES